The following are from one region of the Terriglobales bacterium genome:
- the nuoD gene encoding NADH dehydrogenase (quinone) subunit D, whose product MALTQTPPPVTIEREPGADRTMILNMGPQHPSTHGVLRLVVEIDGETIVRIMPDIGYLHTGIEKTTEAKFYQQVVPLTDRIDYLCPMTNNLAYCLAVEKLLGLEIPKRAQWIRVMMNEITRINSHLVWLGTHAMDIGALTVFLYCFREREDVLRLFEMVSGQRMMTSYFRIGGLSVDLPLGFLQRVKDFADRFPSNIDQYEDLLTNNPIWINRLKGVAHISAEDAIALGTTGPTLRASGVDIDLRRDAPYSGYENFQFKVPTSTVGDVYARYLVRIQELRESVGIVQQCLAGMPEAGPIKADAPKVVLPDRENMKTQMESLIYHFKIITEGFTVPAGEVYQAIESPRGEMGYYVVSDGTAKPYRVHMRSPSFANLQALPAMCEGRLIADVVAAIGSIDIILGDVDR is encoded by the coding sequence ATGGCACTGACGCAGACACCGCCACCGGTAACCATCGAGCGTGAACCCGGCGCAGACCGCACCATGATTCTCAACATGGGGCCGCAGCACCCGTCGACACACGGCGTGCTCCGTCTCGTGGTTGAAATCGACGGCGAAACCATCGTCCGCATCATGCCGGACATTGGATACCTGCACACCGGCATCGAGAAGACCACCGAAGCCAAGTTCTATCAGCAGGTAGTCCCGCTTACAGACCGCATCGACTATCTCTGCCCCATGACCAACAACCTTGCCTACTGCCTGGCAGTAGAGAAGTTGTTGGGACTGGAGATTCCGAAGCGCGCCCAGTGGATTCGCGTGATGATGAACGAAATCACGCGCATCAATTCGCACCTTGTCTGGCTCGGCACACACGCCATGGACATTGGCGCGCTTACGGTTTTCCTCTATTGCTTCCGTGAGCGTGAAGACGTCCTGCGCCTGTTCGAAATGGTTTCCGGACAGCGCATGATGACCTCGTACTTCCGCATTGGCGGACTTTCGGTCGACCTGCCGCTCGGTTTCCTCCAGCGCGTAAAGGACTTCGCTGATCGTTTCCCGTCGAACATCGACCAGTACGAGGACCTGCTCACCAACAACCCGATCTGGATCAACCGCCTGAAGGGCGTGGCCCACATCAGTGCCGAAGACGCCATCGCGCTCGGCACCACTGGCCCGACGCTTCGCGCCAGCGGTGTCGATATCGACCTCCGCCGCGATGCTCCCTACTCCGGTTACGAGAACTTCCAGTTCAAGGTTCCGACTTCGACCGTCGGCGACGTGTACGCCCGTTACCTCGTTCGCATACAGGAATTGCGCGAGTCCGTTGGCATCGTCCAGCAGTGCCTTGCCGGCATGCCGGAAGCGGGACCGATCAAAGCTGACGCGCCAAAGGTCGTCCTTCCCGATCGCGAGAACATGAAGACCCAGATGGAGTCCTTGATTTATCACTTCAAGATCATCACCGAGGGCTTCACCGTTCCAGCCGGAGAGGTTTATCAGGCCATTGAATCGCCGCGTGGCGAAATGGGCTACTACGTTGTCAGCGACGGAACGGCCAAGCCGTATCGCGTGCACATGCGTTCGCCCAGCTTTGCCAACCTGCAAGCTCTGCCCGCCATGTGCGAAGGCCGCTTGATCGCCGACGTGGTGGCTGCTATCGGATCCATCGACATCATTCTTGGTGACGTAGACAGGTAA
- the nuoH gene encoding NADH-quinone oxidoreductase subunit NuoH: MPTGELSTGTFLIASVIKIAIFLGALLTIVAYTVLLERKVVGRIQNRWGPTRVGPFGLLQPLADGLKFIFKEDLTPPYVHKFLYILAPMLALATALISISLIPVGGAVTVAGHRIPLQITDTSISLLIILGITSIGVYGVALAGWSSNSKYSMLGALRASSQMVSYEVALGLSLVGVLIITGTFSLREIAEQQQGTWLGFIPKWNIFKGQFVAFFIYLMAAFAETNRIPFDLPEAESELVAGYHTEYSSMKFAMFFMAEYANMVTVACLASILFLGAYSGPVFGPQWLRDLLPVGWFLLRVLFFLFLYIWVRGTLPRFRYDQLMAFSWKFLLPLALANILITGLVVALMA; this comes from the coding sequence TTGCCAACTGGAGAACTTAGTACCGGTACATTCCTGATTGCCTCGGTGATCAAGATCGCGATCTTCCTCGGTGCCCTTTTGACGATCGTGGCTTACACCGTGTTGCTTGAGCGCAAAGTCGTCGGGCGCATCCAGAATCGTTGGGGACCCACGCGCGTCGGCCCCTTCGGCCTGCTGCAACCGCTCGCCGACGGCCTGAAGTTCATCTTCAAGGAAGATCTGACGCCGCCGTACGTACACAAGTTTCTGTACATACTCGCGCCCATGCTGGCGCTTGCCACGGCGCTTATCTCCATCTCGCTGATCCCAGTCGGCGGAGCCGTGACCGTTGCCGGTCATCGCATCCCGCTCCAGATCACCGACACCAGCATCAGCTTGCTGATCATTCTCGGTATCACTTCGATCGGTGTGTACGGCGTCGCGCTTGCCGGGTGGTCTTCGAACTCCAAGTACTCCATGCTTGGAGCCTTGCGTGCCAGCTCGCAGATGGTCAGCTATGAAGTCGCGCTTGGGCTTTCGCTCGTCGGCGTGCTCATCATCACCGGCACCTTCAGCCTGCGCGAGATCGCCGAACAGCAACAGGGCACCTGGCTCGGGTTCATTCCCAAGTGGAACATCTTCAAGGGACAGTTCGTCGCCTTCTTCATTTACCTGATGGCGGCGTTCGCGGAAACCAACCGCATTCCTTTTGACCTTCCCGAAGCGGAATCCGAACTCGTTGCCGGATACCACACCGAGTACAGCTCCATGAAGTTCGCGATGTTCTTCATGGCCGAGTACGCGAACATGGTCACCGTTGCCTGCCTCGCCTCGATCTTGTTCCTCGGCGCCTACAGCGGTCCGGTCTTTGGACCACAGTGGCTCCGCGACCTGCTCCCGGTTGGCTGGTTCCTGCTGCGCGTACTGTTCTTCCTGTTCTTGTATATCTGGGTGCGCGGAACGTTACCGCGTTTCCGCTACGACCAGTTGATGGCGTTCAGTTGGAAATTCCTGCTGCCGCTCGCGCTGGCCAATATCTTGATCACGGGCCTGGTTGTGGCGCTAATGGCCTAG
- a CDS encoding DinB family protein codes for MTTAPQSATERDQLLALLDQSTQVYLNTISSVPAAAVNVKPTPECWSILEVAEHIAVAEHGMYRAIELAAEKTTPTDYDVDQKIILGGANREFKFQAPEKSHPKGRWKTLAECVEAFKTSRARSIEFLKSAEALRNKQVQHPALGPVDAYQCALIMAKHVERHSAQIEEIKHSEAYREAAGE; via the coding sequence ATGACGACTGCACCTCAATCCGCGACCGAGCGTGACCAGTTGCTGGCATTGCTCGACCAGAGCACCCAGGTCTATTTGAATACGATCTCGTCGGTGCCCGCGGCAGCCGTAAACGTGAAACCCACGCCGGAATGCTGGAGCATCCTCGAAGTGGCTGAGCATATCGCCGTCGCGGAGCATGGCATGTATCGCGCGATCGAGCTCGCAGCCGAGAAGACGACGCCGACCGACTACGACGTCGATCAGAAGATCATCCTCGGCGGAGCGAACCGTGAATTCAAATTCCAGGCTCCGGAGAAGTCGCACCCTAAGGGCCGCTGGAAGACGCTTGCCGAGTGCGTGGAAGCTTTCAAGACTTCACGCGCCCGTTCCATCGAGTTTCTGAAGAGCGCGGAAGCACTTCGCAACAAACAGGTGCAGCATCCGGCCCTCGGCCCCGTCGACGCTTACCAGTGCGCGCTCATCATGGCGAAGCACGTGGAGCGTCACTCGGCCCAGATCGAAGAGATAAAACACAGCGAAGCCTACCGGGAAGCGGCGGGTGAGTAA
- the nuoK gene encoding NADH-quinone oxidoreductase subunit NuoK: MIPLSYYLVLSALLFACGVTGFLIKRNIITIFMSIELMLNAVNLSFVAFASYWQALSGQVFVFFVMVVAAAEAAVGLAIIIAVFRTRETLNPDRVNLLKL; the protein is encoded by the coding sequence ATGATTCCTCTCTCCTACTATCTCGTTCTTAGTGCCCTCCTGTTCGCCTGTGGAGTGACCGGCTTTCTCATCAAGCGCAACATCATCACCATCTTTATGTCGATCGAGCTGATGTTGAACGCCGTCAACCTGAGCTTCGTAGCCTTCGCCTCGTATTGGCAGGCGCTCAGCGGACAGGTCTTCGTCTTTTTCGTCATGGTAGTCGCCGCCGCGGAAGCGGCCGTCGGACTCGCCATCATCATTGCCGTTTTCCGGACACGCGAAACCCTGAATCCCGATCGCGTGAACTTGTTGAAGCTGTAG
- the nuoF gene encoding NADH-quinone oxidoreductase subunit NuoF, giving the protein MADLVSHPDEVKVISKRFGKGAANIDRYLELDGYKALQKALAMSQDDIINEVKASSLRGRGGAGFPTGMKWSFVPKQAAKPKYVLCNGDESEPGTCKDRLILEHDPHTVIEGVAIAMLSIGARTGYIYIRGEYRYLSNIMQKALRDAYAKGFLGKNVLGSGIDLDIFWHGGAGAYEVGEESALMESLEGKRGVPRIRPPFPAVVGLFGGPTIINNVETLAAVPHIIQNGAQWYADLGTPKNGGTRLFCLSGNLEKPGVYELPMGYPLPKMIYEVGGGVWKGRKLKAVTPGGSSVPILKADEIDLAMDFDTLQKAGTFLGSGGVIVLDDHTCIVRYALRTIKFYQHESCGWCIPCREGTDWLKKSLTRFHAGAGLRKDIDNIQYLAENMLGRTFCPLGDAAAMPIISMTKKFREEFEAHLEGRPCPYEPAGSTQQLPVLAGH; this is encoded by the coding sequence ATGGCTGATTTAGTCTCCCATCCCGACGAGGTAAAGGTCATATCCAAGCGCTTCGGTAAAGGCGCTGCGAACATCGACCGCTACCTGGAACTTGACGGCTACAAGGCACTGCAAAAGGCCCTCGCGATGTCGCAGGACGACATCATCAACGAGGTCAAAGCCTCCAGCCTGCGTGGCCGCGGCGGCGCCGGCTTCCCGACCGGCATGAAGTGGTCCTTCGTGCCCAAGCAGGCCGCAAAGCCGAAGTACGTCCTCTGCAACGGTGACGAGAGCGAACCCGGCACCTGTAAGGACCGCCTCATCCTCGAGCACGATCCGCACACCGTCATCGAAGGTGTGGCCATCGCCATGCTCTCCATCGGCGCGCGGACAGGCTACATCTACATCCGTGGCGAGTACCGCTACCTGTCCAACATCATGCAGAAGGCGCTGCGGGACGCTTATGCAAAAGGCTTCTTGGGCAAGAATGTCCTGGGCAGCGGCATCGACCTCGACATCTTCTGGCACGGTGGCGCTGGCGCTTATGAAGTCGGCGAAGAATCCGCGCTCATGGAATCCCTCGAAGGCAAGCGCGGTGTGCCTCGCATCCGTCCGCCCTTCCCGGCTGTCGTCGGACTCTTCGGCGGACCTACGATCATCAACAACGTCGAGACCCTTGCCGCCGTTCCGCACATCATCCAGAACGGAGCGCAGTGGTACGCCGATCTCGGCACTCCGAAGAACGGCGGAACTCGTCTCTTCTGTCTGAGCGGCAACCTTGAAAAGCCCGGCGTGTACGAACTGCCGATGGGCTATCCGCTACCGAAGATGATCTACGAAGTCGGTGGCGGGGTTTGGAAGGGCCGCAAGCTGAAGGCCGTCACGCCCGGTGGCTCATCCGTTCCCATTCTCAAGGCCGACGAAATCGATCTTGCGATGGACTTCGACACCCTGCAAAAAGCGGGCACATTCCTCGGCTCCGGTGGCGTCATCGTCCTCGACGATCACACTTGCATCGTGCGTTACGCTCTGCGGACCATCAAGTTCTATCAGCACGAAAGCTGCGGCTGGTGTATTCCCTGCCGCGAAGGAACCGACTGGCTCAAGAAGTCGCTTACGCGCTTCCACGCGGGAGCCGGCTTGCGCAAGGACATCGACAACATTCAGTACCTGGCCGAGAACATGCTTGGACGCACCTTCTGCCCTCTCGGTGATGCCGCGGCCATGCCGATCATTTCCATGACCAAGAAGTTCCGTGAGGAGTTCGAAGCGCACCTCGAAGGTCGCCCGTGCCCCTACGAACCGGCAGGATCCACCCAGCAACTTCCAGTTCTGGCGGGACACTGA
- a CDS encoding NAD(P)H-dependent oxidoreductase subunit E, giving the protein MQFSEEFEKRFAEMLTHYPVKRSVLVPSLLYAQDEVGYLSDEVIAEMAKRCDLTELEVRNVISYYSMLTTKPRGKYNVQVCTNICCMLRGGEEIFNHARQKLGIGHKMTTDDGTFTLEEVECIGACSWGPAMQVNYDFHENLTDEKFDQIIEEYAAKK; this is encoded by the coding sequence ATGCAATTTTCTGAAGAGTTCGAAAAACGTTTTGCGGAGATGTTGACGCATTATCCGGTGAAGCGGTCCGTGCTGGTGCCTTCCCTGCTCTACGCTCAGGACGAAGTCGGCTACCTGTCGGACGAAGTCATCGCCGAAATGGCGAAGCGCTGTGACCTCACCGAACTCGAGGTCCGCAACGTGATTAGCTACTACTCCATGCTCACCACCAAGCCGCGCGGCAAGTACAACGTTCAGGTCTGCACCAACATTTGCTGCATGCTTCGCGGCGGTGAAGAGATCTTCAATCACGCCAGGCAGAAGCTTGGCATTGGCCACAAGATGACCACCGATGACGGCACATTCACCTTGGAAGAGGTCGAATGTATTGGCGCTTGCAGTTGGGGCCCGGCAATGCAGGTCAATTACGACTTCCACGAAAATCTGACCGACGAAAAGTTCGACCAGATCATCGAGGAGTACGCCGCGAAGAAGTGA
- a CDS encoding four helix bundle protein, translated as MSLISADELRARTKKFAIRIVRLFRALPRRTDAQVLGKQLLRSGTSVAANYRAACRGRSKAEFAAKLGVVAEEADETVFWLEMLVDCEIVAEEKIKLILQEAKELTAIFSAATYTARH; from the coding sequence TTGAGTTTGATTTCCGCAGACGAACTCCGGGCCCGAACAAAAAAGTTTGCGATTCGGATTGTTCGACTGTTTCGAGCTCTACCGAGAAGGACTGATGCACAGGTACTTGGAAAGCAGCTTTTGAGATCGGGCACATCGGTTGCGGCGAATTATCGCGCAGCTTGCCGGGGCAGATCTAAAGCGGAGTTTGCAGCAAAGTTAGGTGTTGTAGCCGAAGAAGCAGATGAAACGGTCTTTTGGTTGGAGATGCTGGTCGATTGCGAGATTGTTGCTGAAGAAAAGATCAAGCTGATATTGCAGGAAGCGAAAGAACTTACTGCCATCTTTTCTGCGGCGACTTACACCGCTCGACATTAG
- a CDS encoding NADH-quinone oxidoreductase subunit J, which yields MLHLVLFIIFGAICVAGAINLLAQKHPINSALSLVVVMGALAGLYLLLGAEFLAAVQVIVYAGAIMVLFVFVIMLLNAGEEEHSRGSRIALLFGIPGMIILSVLTTWIVLKSNPSGETVGVGSLYGSAKGIGRLLFGDFLLPFEITSVLILIAIMGAVVLARRES from the coding sequence ATGCTCCATTTAGTTCTGTTCATCATCTTCGGCGCAATCTGTGTGGCGGGTGCCATTAACCTGCTCGCGCAGAAGCACCCCATCAACAGCGCTCTGTCGCTGGTTGTCGTCATGGGTGCTCTCGCCGGACTTTATCTCCTGCTCGGCGCCGAGTTCCTCGCCGCCGTACAGGTCATCGTTTATGCGGGCGCCATCATGGTGCTGTTCGTCTTCGTCATCATGCTTCTCAATGCTGGCGAGGAAGAACACTCCCGTGGCAGCAGGATCGCACTGCTCTTCGGCATTCCGGGCATGATCATCCTCTCGGTGCTCACCACCTGGATCGTCCTCAAGAGCAACCCGAGCGGCGAAACCGTCGGCGTTGGCTCTCTTTACGGCTCCGCCAAAGGCATCGGTCGCCTCCTCTTCGGAGACTTCCTGCTGCCCTTCGAAATCACTTCGGTCTTGATCCTTATCGCCATCATGGGCGCCGTCGTACTCGCCCGGAGGGAGAGCTAA
- a CDS encoding GxxExxY protein, whose protein sequence is MIHHRDTERARENGNVHSPGVFAESTRPIIGAAIEVHRQLGPGLMESAYETCLCHELQSRGIGFERQVDIPVEYKGIKLECGYRADLLVGDVIVELKAVEALLPVNEAQLMTYMRLLNKKVGLLINFNVPVLKDGIRRRVLN, encoded by the coding sequence ATGATTCACCACAGAGACACAGAGCGAGCGAGGGAGAATGGGAACGTCCATAGCCCGGGAGTATTTGCCGAGTCGACGCGTCCTATTATCGGAGCCGCAATCGAAGTTCATCGCCAGCTCGGGCCTGGATTGATGGAATCGGCATACGAAACTTGCTTGTGCCACGAGCTTCAGTCCCGAGGCATTGGATTTGAGCGTCAAGTGGATATACCGGTTGAGTACAAGGGCATTAAGCTCGAGTGCGGATATCGTGCCGACCTATTGGTCGGGGACGTGATTGTTGAGTTGAAGGCAGTGGAAGCCTTACTCCCTGTGAATGAAGCACAGCTGATGACTTATATGCGCTTGCTGAACAAGAAAGTGGGCCTGCTGATTAACTTTAATGTTCCAGTTCTTAAAGATGGCATCCGTCGCAGGGTTTTAAACTGA
- a CDS encoding NADH-quinone oxidoreductase subunit C, whose product MPLAPAITDIEQLKDRPEVAALLGWNADAVEGAKFDRNELTIWIKRDHVVNAARFLRDHSELRFNFLSDVTCVDWYPSEPRFEVVYHLLSIPRKSRVRLKVKLNSGDTRVGSMMSVWPSCNFFEREVFDLFGITFEGHPYLKRIMMPDDWNGHPLRKDYPVEGYR is encoded by the coding sequence ATGCCTCTCGCGCCCGCCATCACTGATATCGAACAGCTCAAGGATCGTCCGGAAGTGGCAGCCCTTCTCGGCTGGAACGCCGACGCCGTCGAAGGCGCCAAGTTCGACCGTAACGAGCTCACCATCTGGATCAAGCGTGATCACGTTGTAAACGCCGCCCGGTTCCTGCGCGACCACTCCGAATTGCGCTTCAACTTCCTCTCCGACGTGACCTGCGTAGACTGGTATCCGTCCGAGCCGCGCTTCGAAGTCGTCTATCACCTTCTCTCCATCCCGCGGAAATCGCGCGTTCGACTGAAGGTGAAGCTGAACTCCGGCGACACTCGTGTTGGATCGATGATGTCAGTCTGGCCGTCGTGCAATTTCTTTGAGCGCGAAGTTTTCGATCTCTTCGGCATCACCTTCGAAGGCCATCCGTATCTAAAGCGCATCATGATGCCCGATGACTGGAACGGTCATCCGCTTCGCAAGGACTACCCCGTGGAGGGCTACCGCTAA
- the nuoG gene encoding NADH-quinone oxidoreductase subunit NuoG translates to MADVNITVDGKKLTVPAGTLLIEACKSVGIEVPSFCYYPGLSLQGACRMCLVRVEKMPKLQTACTTVVTEGMVVTTESDEVRQARKSMIELLLGNHPLDCPVCDAGGQCELQDMTFSYGAAQSKFIEIKNHKDEQQWSPVVYFDRPRCILCYRCVRVCGEGMDVWALGVQQRGVSSVIAPNEGDHLNCEECGMCIDICPVGALTSGAYRYKTRPWEMKHVGTTCTHCADGCRTTLGVRRSDTGMEIVRGDNRDKSGINGDFLCIKGRYAFDFANSEDRITEPLIRKNGKHEPATWEEAFELIGRKFKEAGNSIGVIGSTRTTNEENYLLQKFARTVLGTNNIDHHRTADYPAFVKALAGTTGKTASMRDVFDAPAMLLIGNDPTQQHPLLAWQMRNNVRLHRSRLYIVNASPIKLRRQATAFAQVTQDNGESLFASFLGGNDAAAQNLGVSGTTAETLTDLRAKLRAEEKLVVAFGSELRSEAIADLINALPNAKFICLGDYANSRGASDMGLYPDMLPGYVPVGHGAAGEWMADVPKQPGLNAQQMFEAAKAGQLKAMYIVGSNPVSRFNLDPFALHNSFVVVQDMFLTETAVTADVILPPANAYEKSGTFTNTCGDLQLLKKAGDVTTVKNDFEIIVRIAGAMGYDVHKLVPFGQALRADMGQTRGAQAGEADRHAVWLVRQGIEPKLSPFDPTAMFDEIQRLVPGYDVSRLNLLSGNDEHVEVPKTVGAVPSHPELIVPANDNLFTSGTLGRYSNTLNSVMERYESVPDSEVQAD, encoded by the coding sequence ATGGCTGACGTAAACATCACCGTAGATGGTAAGAAGCTGACTGTACCGGCAGGCACGCTGCTCATTGAAGCCTGCAAGAGCGTCGGCATTGAAGTCCCCTCCTTCTGCTACTATCCCGGGCTTTCGCTCCAGGGCGCCTGCCGCATGTGTCTCGTGCGGGTGGAAAAGATGCCCAAGCTCCAGACCGCCTGTACAACCGTCGTCACCGAAGGCATGGTCGTCACCACTGAGAGCGACGAAGTTCGTCAGGCTCGCAAGTCGATGATCGAATTGCTGCTCGGCAACCATCCGCTCGACTGCCCTGTTTGCGACGCTGGCGGCCAATGCGAACTTCAGGACATGACGTTCAGCTACGGCGCGGCGCAGAGCAAGTTCATCGAGATCAAGAACCACAAGGACGAGCAGCAATGGTCGCCGGTGGTTTACTTCGACCGCCCCCGCTGCATCCTTTGCTACCGTTGCGTGCGTGTCTGCGGCGAAGGTATGGACGTCTGGGCGCTCGGCGTGCAGCAGCGCGGCGTTTCCTCTGTAATCGCACCGAATGAAGGCGACCACCTCAACTGCGAAGAATGCGGCATGTGCATCGACATATGCCCTGTCGGTGCATTGACCTCTGGCGCTTATCGTTACAAGACTCGCCCGTGGGAAATGAAGCATGTCGGCACCACCTGCACGCACTGCGCCGACGGCTGCCGCACCACGCTCGGTGTTCGCCGCAGCGATACCGGTATGGAAATTGTCCGTGGCGACAACCGCGACAAGAGCGGTATCAACGGCGACTTCCTCTGCATCAAGGGCCGTTACGCTTTCGATTTCGCCAACAGCGAAGACCGCATAACCGAGCCCCTGATTCGCAAGAACGGCAAGCACGAGCCGGCAACGTGGGAAGAAGCCTTCGAATTGATCGGACGCAAGTTCAAGGAGGCCGGCAACTCCATCGGCGTCATCGGCTCCACTCGCACCACCAACGAAGAGAACTACCTGCTCCAGAAATTCGCGCGCACGGTCTTGGGCACGAACAATATCGACCATCACCGTACCGCCGACTACCCGGCCTTTGTGAAAGCTCTTGCCGGCACCACCGGCAAAACGGCCAGCATGCGGGATGTCTTCGACGCGCCTGCCATGCTCCTGATCGGCAACGATCCGACCCAGCAGCATCCCTTGCTTGCCTGGCAGATGCGCAACAATGTTCGCCTGCATCGCTCACGTCTGTACATCGTCAACGCCAGCCCGATCAAGCTTCGTCGTCAGGCCACCGCATTTGCGCAGGTTACGCAGGATAACGGTGAGTCCCTGTTCGCCTCTTTCCTGGGCGGAAACGATGCTGCCGCGCAGAACCTCGGGGTCTCCGGCACCACGGCCGAAACGCTGACCGATCTTCGCGCCAAGCTGCGAGCCGAAGAAAAGCTCGTTGTCGCTTTTGGTTCCGAACTCCGGTCCGAGGCCATCGCCGACCTCATCAACGCGCTGCCCAATGCAAAGTTCATCTGTCTCGGTGACTACGCGAATTCGCGCGGCGCTTCCGACATGGGTCTCTATCCAGACATGCTGCCCGGTTACGTTCCGGTGGGACACGGCGCCGCAGGCGAGTGGATGGCCGATGTTCCCAAGCAGCCCGGCCTCAACGCTCAGCAGATGTTTGAAGCCGCCAAGGCCGGACAGTTGAAGGCCATGTACATCGTCGGCTCGAACCCTGTGTCGCGCTTCAATCTTGACCCGTTCGCGCTGCACAACTCGTTTGTCGTGGTGCAGGATATGTTCCTCACGGAAACTGCCGTCACCGCCGATGTCATCCTGCCGCCCGCGAACGCCTACGAGAAGTCCGGCACCTTCACCAACACCTGTGGTGACCTCCAGCTCCTGAAAAAAGCCGGCGACGTTACCACCGTGAAGAACGACTTCGAGATCATCGTCCGCATCGCCGGTGCGATGGGCTACGACGTGCACAAGCTGGTTCCCTTCGGACAGGCTCTCCGTGCCGATATGGGACAGACCCGCGGTGCGCAGGCCGGCGAAGCCGACCGCCACGCCGTCTGGCTTGTACGTCAGGGCATCGAGCCGAAACTCAGTCCGTTCGATCCGACGGCGATGTTCGACGAGATCCAGCGCCTCGTGCCAGGCTACGATGTGTCCCGTCTAAACTTGCTTTCAGGCAATGACGAGCATGTCGAGGTTCCGAAGACCGTCGGCGCCGTTCCGAGCCATCCCGAACTGATCGTTCCTGCGAACGACAATCTCTTTACCTCGGGCACTCTCGGACGCTACTCGAACACCTTGAACTCGGTAATGGAACGATACGAATCCGTGCCTGACAGCGAAGTCCAGGCCGACTAG